CGCCAGCCGCCCGTGTTTTTCATGAAACCGGCGAGCAACGTGGTGGATGCGTTGGGTGACGTGGCGTTCCCGCCGCTGACCGAAGAGTTTGCCCACGAAATCGAATTGGTCGTCGCCATTGGTGAAGGTGGCGCCAATATTCCGCAGAGTCAGGCGCTGGCCTATGTCTGGGGCTACGCCGCCGGGCTTGACTTGACTCGTCGTGATGTACAGCGCGCGGCCAAGAGCAATGGCTTGCCGTGGGAAGGTGCCAAAGTGTTCGACGGCGCCGCGCCGATGACCGCCATCGTGCCAGTCACTCGCGCCGGACACCCGGACGGCGATTTGTGGCTGAACGTCAACGGCGAAGAGCGCCAGCGCGACAGCCTCGACAGCCAGATCTGGTCGGTGAGTGAAATCATCAGCCGCATCTCGCAGTCGGTGGCGCTGCGGGCCGGTGACCTGATCATGACCGGCAGCCCGGCAGGCGTCGATGTGCTGCAACCCGGCGACATCATCAACGCCGGGATCGATGGTATAGGCCAACTGGAAATGCGCGTCAGTCAGCGACCTTGAACCCGGCTTACGCCCTCGTGAATTGAAGAAGGAGATAGCAACATGAACAGTCCTTTGAAAGTGGCCCTGGTGAGCGGCGCCGGTAGCGGAATCGGCCGCGCCGTGGCCCTGGCTCTGATGACCGACGGCTTCACCCTGGTATTGGCCGGACGCCGGCCGGAGCCATTGCAGGCATTGGTCGAGTTGGCGCTCAGCGAGGGACACGAAGCGTTGGCGGTGCCCACCGATGTGCGCGATCCGGCCAGTGTCGATGCCCTGTTTGCGACCATCACCGAGGTATACGGACGCCTCGACGTGGTGTTCAACAACGCCGGAGTCAACGCCCCTGCCGTGCCGCTCGATGAGCTGACGTTCGAACAGTGGCGAAACGTGATCGACACCAACCTGAGCGGTGTTTTCCTCTGTGCCCGTGGCGCCTTCGGGCTGATGCGCCGTCAGCAGCCACAGGGCGGACGCATCATCAATAACGGCTCAATCTCAGCCCATACCCCTCGCCCGTTCAGCAGCGCCTACACCGCCAGCAAACACGCGGTGTTGGGACTGACCAAATCCCTCGCCCT
The Pseudomonas lini DNA segment above includes these coding regions:
- a CDS encoding fumarylacetoacetate hydrolase family protein, with translation MTMTEYVFTPDLPVTLPVAGSQQRFPVGRVFCVGRNYPWPDTQGQSRQPPVFFMKPASNVVDALGDVAFPPLTEEFAHEIELVVAIGEGGANIPQSQALAYVWGYAAGLDLTRRDVQRAAKSNGLPWEGAKVFDGAAPMTAIVPVTRAGHPDGDLWLNVNGEERQRDSLDSQIWSVSEIISRISQSVALRAGDLIMTGSPAGVDVLQPGDIINAGIDGIGQLEMRVSQRP
- a CDS encoding SDR family oxidoreductase gives rise to the protein MNSPLKVALVSGAGSGIGRAVALALMTDGFTLVLAGRRPEPLQALVELALSEGHEALAVPTDVRDPASVDALFATITEVYGRLDVVFNNAGVNAPAVPLDELTFEQWRNVIDTNLSGVFLCARGAFGLMRRQQPQGGRIINNGSISAHTPRPFSSAYTASKHAVLGLTKSLALDGREFNIACSQIDIGNALTEMSVRMTKGVRQANGSIAVEPMVDVKHVADAVRYIAALPLEANVLNMTVMASAMPFAGRG